The sequence ACGACCTGATCGCCCGGCTGCCGCTGCTGCGCGAAGCCGCTCCGCAGCTACGGGAGTTCGCCGACCACGCGGCCCTCACCCCGCTGCTGGACCTGGCCGCCCACTACGTGCAGGTCTTCGACCTCAAGAACCGGCACAGCCTGTACCTGAGCTGGTGGCAGGACGGCGACACCCGGCGGCGCGGGATGTCCCTGGTGCGCTTCAAGGACGTCTACCGCCGGCACGGCCTGGAGTTCAGCGGCGAGGAACTGCCGGACTTCCTGCCGGCGGTGCTGGAGTTCACCGCGCGGACCGGCGACACCGGCCTGCTGACCGAACACCG comes from Streptomyces sp. SCL15-4 and encodes:
- the narJ gene encoding nitrate reductase molybdenum cofactor assembly chaperone, with amino-acid sequence MPSDTVLYQAAALCLTYPDDDLIARLPLLREAAPQLREFADHAALTPLLDLAAHYVQVFDLKNRHSLYLSWWQDGDTRRRGMSLVRFKDVYRRHGLEFSGEELPDFLPAVLEFTARTGDTGLLTEHRAGLEQLRTRLTACGTPYAGVLDAVCAALPACRPGVRR